CCATAAATCGTCGGTGATGCTGAACCGGGTCATGCCGATGCTGTCGATGGGTGGTATTATTCTGATTGTTGCGATCATCGCAGCCGCTGGGCGTGATAGCCTGCTGACCGTGGGCTGGACACTAGCCCTGTGTGTGCTGATTCATAATTTGTGCGGCTTCATGTTAGGCTACGGAACAGCCCGGCTCTTTGGCATGGATGAGCAAAGCTGTCGAACGGTTGCCATTGAAGTAGGTTTGCAAAACGGTGGTTTGGCATCGGGGATTGCCGTACAAATGGGCAAAGTAGCTACAGTTGGGCTGGCCCCTGCTCTCTTCGGCCCCATCATGAACACAAACGGCTCACTGCTAGCAACCTACTGGAGTCAGCATCCTCCCAAAGACGTACCTACCACTGAACCCGCTTCTGCATAAAAACCTCCAAAAATCCCACTGAATACTCAAAAAGTATTCAGTGGGATTTTTGCTTCAACCATAAGTTGCATATACAACTTTATTTTTCAACCTTTATGGTATGCCTACAGAACCTTATTGCATTGCGGGTCGATTGCGAATGCTGGCGCGGATTGTGACAGGTCGGTACAACGATGTGTTTGTATCGGAGGGGGTAACATTCGCCCAGGCTGGCTTATTAATGCACATTTTCGCCCAACCGGGCATACGGCAGGCTCAGCTTTCCAAACAATTACAGATTCAAAAATCGGCCATGAGCCGGGATGTCCAGTTGTTGCAAAAAAACGGCTGGCTGACCGATACCATTCGGAGCGGCTTGTTCCTCACCGAAGAGGGTCGGTTGCTGGCCAAACGGTGCCATAAAATCTGGAAAGCCCTAAATCAGCAGGTATGGGACGAACTTGGCCCCCAAGCCGTCGACGGACTTACAACCCTTTCGCAAAAACTAATTCCCTAATACAAACCACGATAATGACTACCGAATTTTTATCGCAAACCTGGCAAATGGCGCAGGCTTCGGCGCAGGGCCCGATGCGCAAACTTACCCCTGACAATTACCGTCATCGATTAACACCCGAAACGGCTTCGGCCGGATTCATTGCCCTGCACACCGCCGAGGTGATGCATCGTTTTGCCAGGATCATGTTTGGCCGCGAGGTCAGTATTCCTTTACAAGCTGTCGGGGGCGTTTCGGACGATGGCCGTGAACTTGACTTAGCCGATATACAACAAAAACTTGACGACAGTTTCGCACTGATTGCCGACCATATCCGGCAAACACCCGACGAACAATGGGCCGAAATCGTTTCCTCACCATTTGGTGATATACCCCGAATGCAAGTACTCGTGTTCCTGATGCATCATAATTCGTATCACGCCGGACAAATCGCTCAGGCTATCAAAAAAGGTCAGGAATTTCCGGTAATCGCTTAATCGGTTCGCTGGTTTCTACTTGACGTTTAGTGCATCAGTCAACGTTAGACGGAAACCAGCAAACATCAACCTGTAAACATGAAGCCAGCATTTTTACAAACCACTCGCAAGGAGTCGACCAAATCATGGCTATTCCGATCAGGCTTGAACTGGTATCCGATGTATTTCGGAACGGGAGGCAAAATTCTATTCTGGTCGAGCGACTGGCGGGAGGTGCACATCCGATTGCGCCGAAATATATGGACGTACAACTACGTAGGGACCATTTTTGGTGGTAGTATGTTCTCGGCTACTGATCCCTTTTATATGGTGATGCTCCTGCGGATTCTGGGCAATCAATACGTCGTTTGGGATAAATCGGCTAGTATCCGGTTTCGCAAGCCTGGTCGTCAGACTCTATACGCTCGCTTTGAAATTACCAACGATCAGCTTGCGGTTATTCGGCAGGAGGTAGCCGCCAATGGACAGACTGATTATGTATTTACGGTTCAATGGCTCGATAAAGAGGGCGTCGTCCATGCCGAACTGGAACGGCTGTGCTATATCGCCGATAAAACCCATTATGAGCAACGCAAAAACGACCGGCAACAGGCACGGTTTAAACGGTAGACTCCTATGACCCAGGAACATCATCTGAAGGTTCAACGAACGGCCCGTTTTTACACCACTGGCCAACTCACCGAAAAAACCCGAAACATCTGGTTTTGCCTGCACGGATTTGGGCAATTGGCCCAATATTTTGGCAGAAAATTTGCTGACCTGGCCAGCGACGAAACGTTGATCGTGATCCCCGAAGGTCTCTCCCGATCCTACCTCGATATGAACTACCAGCGCGTTGGTGCTTCCTGGATGACACGGGAAGATTCACAACACGAAATCGATGACTATGTCGCCTATCTGAATTCTCTGTACAACCGTATTCTTGACGAGCGTACAAGTCTGAATGAAAAACTGCACATCACGGTGTTTGGGTTCTCGCAGGGAGCCGCTACCGCCTGTCGCTGGCTGAATAATGGGGGCAATGAATCGAGTCGCATCCGTATCGACAGGCTGATTCTCTGGGCCGGTTATTTTCCAAAAGGCCTTTCTGACCTGATCAGCGCCAATGTACTTACGCATACAGAAACGCACTATGTGTATGGGCAGCAGGACGAATACATCAGCGCCATTGCCGACATCGGCGCCTACCTGAATCGGATACAGACCGACGTACCTAATTTGCAGTTAACCGCCTTTGAGGGACCACACCGGGTAGAGCCTGATGTACTGAAATCATTAGTGACGGCTCCTAAACCGATTGCGTAAGCGTTGCCAGAACGTTGCTCGTTTATAACCACCAACCATTACAACTTCGCCAAGTGCAGTCGTATCCTCATTCAATCGAATATCTAATGAGTTTCGGGATGTTGGCATCAATCGAATTTCCTGTGTGATATACCCAATAAACGTCACCTGAAGCGTAAGATGCTCCAACTTATGGTCGTCAGGAATTAATAGCTGGAAGTTGCCATCTTTATCAACATGGGTTCCCCTTCCTAATTCTTTGATAAGAACAGTTGCTCCACAAGCGGCTGTGTTAGATGCTTCATCAACGACACGGCCAGATACGATCCTTGTCGAATCTGCTGATACTAGGCTCTCGGGTTCGGGTGATTCTGCTTTTCGCTCACTCCCGCTAGTCTGCACTAAGGTCGAGTGCAGCGACAGGGGCGTTATAGACTCCGACTGAGCCGCCTGATACCCTAACAAACCTGCTGTCAGAAGCCCCCAGAAACGACCCCAGGCCTGAGGAGCAGGTGCCGAAACGCGCAGAGATCGGTTAAGTTGACTTTGCCGGAAACGCCCACAGCCTGCATTTGTTGTCTGAGCCATGATGGAAGCAATCTGCTGGTCGGTCATAGCCGTAAAATCGACTACTGTTTTCTCGCAATGCATACAGAAACGACCGCCTTCATCGGGCTTCATGTCCTGCCACGACTGTTGACAAGGTGCCTGTATCGTTAGCTGTATCCGTTTAGCAAGCATGGGCTCAGCCAATAGTTCTAGAATTAAAGTTAACCGCAAAGGCGCTATGGCGCAAGGAATTACCCATTAATTTCGAATACCTTGCGGCTATAGTACCTTTGCGGTTCATCGATTATTGCTTCCGGTGAATCGTTTGTGCGCCTGCCTGCGCCCCCGCCAGTATCGTCATATCTGCAATGGTCACGTGAGCAGGCGCTGTAACGGCAAACACAATGGAATCGGCTATATCCTCGGCTGTAAGCGGGGTAAAGCCCTGGTAAATTTTAGCTGCCCGCTCTGTATCGCCTTTGAAGCGTACCATCGAAAATTCGGTTTCGACCGCTCCCGGAGCAATATTTGTTACCTTAATACCGTGCTGGGTCATATCGAGCCGCATACCTGAACTGATGGCTTCGACGGCTGCTTTACTGGCGCAATATACCGCTCCGTTAGGATACGTTTCCTTGCCGGCTACCGAACTTAGGTTTACAATATGTCCCCGTTTTCGCTCAACCATGCCGGGCATAACGGCTTTCGACACATACAGAAGCCCCTGCACATTCCCATCGATCATCAGATCCCAGTCGGCCGGATCACCATCCTGAATCGCCGACATCCCATAGGCATTTCCGGCGCTATTTACCAAGATATCAATGGCCTGCCACTCTTCCGGTAGTGTATTAATCGACTCATAAACTTCTACCCAGTTTCGTACATCGAAGTTCAGGGTGGTTACGTCGGTCTTTTTACTCAATAGATTCTGTAATTCATCCAGCCGCTCCTGTCGACGGCCGCAAAGAATCAAACGGAATTCGAGGTCAGCGAAAGCTTCGGCGGTAGCGCGGCCAATGCCAGAGGTAGCGCCGGTGATCAGTGCAATACGAGACATGAAAAATGAAGAAATAGATGATTTTGCAAAGATAAACTACCTACACCCTTTTCGGTCTGGCATGAATTTTTTGTGAGGTATAGGCCGTAATATCCCCAAAATCA
This window of the Spirosoma aerolatum genome carries:
- a CDS encoding MarR family winged helix-turn-helix transcriptional regulator encodes the protein MPTEPYCIAGRLRMLARIVTGRYNDVFVSEGVTFAQAGLLMHIFAQPGIRQAQLSKQLQIQKSAMSRDVQLLQKNGWLTDTIRSGLFLTEEGRLLAKRCHKIWKALNQQVWDELGPQAVDGLTTLSQKLIP
- a CDS encoding DinB family protein; translation: MTTEFLSQTWQMAQASAQGPMRKLTPDNYRHRLTPETASAGFIALHTAEVMHRFARIMFGREVSIPLQAVGGVSDDGRELDLADIQQKLDDSFALIADHIRQTPDEQWAEIVSSPFGDIPRMQVLVFLMHHNSYHAGQIAQAIKKGQEFPVIA
- a CDS encoding DUF4442 domain-containing protein, whose amino-acid sequence is MKPAFLQTTRKESTKSWLFRSGLNWYPMYFGTGGKILFWSSDWREVHIRLRRNIWTYNYVGTIFGGSMFSATDPFYMVMLLRILGNQYVVWDKSASIRFRKPGRQTLYARFEITNDQLAVIRQEVAANGQTDYVFTVQWLDKEGVVHAELERLCYIADKTHYEQRKNDRQQARFKR
- a CDS encoding alpha/beta hydrolase, which translates into the protein MTQEHHLKVQRTARFYTTGQLTEKTRNIWFCLHGFGQLAQYFGRKFADLASDETLIVIPEGLSRSYLDMNYQRVGASWMTREDSQHEIDDYVAYLNSLYNRILDERTSLNEKLHITVFGFSQGAATACRWLNNGGNESSRIRIDRLILWAGYFPKGLSDLISANVLTHTETHYVYGQQDEYISAIADIGAYLNRIQTDVPNLQLTAFEGPHRVEPDVLKSLVTAPKPIA
- a CDS encoding carboxypeptidase-like regulatory domain-containing protein, coding for MLAKRIQLTIQAPCQQSWQDMKPDEGGRFCMHCEKTVVDFTAMTDQQIASIMAQTTNAGCGRFRQSQLNRSLRVSAPAPQAWGRFWGLLTAGLLGYQAAQSESITPLSLHSTLVQTSGSERKAESPEPESLVSADSTRIVSGRVVDEASNTAACGATVLIKELGRGTHVDKDGNFQLLIPDDHKLEHLTLQVTFIGYITQEIRLMPTSRNSLDIRLNEDTTALGEVVMVGGYKRATFWQRLRNRFRSRH
- a CDS encoding SDR family NAD(P)-dependent oxidoreductase — protein: MSRIALITGATSGIGRATAEAFADLEFRLILCGRRQERLDELQNLLSKKTDVTTLNFDVRNWVEVYESINTLPEEWQAIDILVNSAGNAYGMSAIQDGDPADWDLMIDGNVQGLLYVSKAVMPGMVERKRGHIVNLSSVAGKETYPNGAVYCASKAAVEAISSGMRLDMTQHGIKVTNIAPGAVETEFSMVRFKGDTERAAKIYQGFTPLTAEDIADSIVFAVTAPAHVTIADMTILAGAQAGAQTIHRKQ